The Hujiaoplasma nucleasis DNA window TGATTTAATCAGTGAAGCTGTTATGACTATGAAACTTGAAGGAACAGCTGATGAGATAGCTCATGCTATCCATCCTCACCCAACGACTTCAGAAATATTTAATGAAGCAGCTTGGGGTATTGTAGATAAAGCTATTCATATTTAATTTATAATAAGAAAAGAACCTAATCTTTTTCAAAATGATTAGGTTCTTTTTATATGTTTAATATAATCTTGATTGAAATATTTGGTATTTAATAATCGATCATCAACTAGGGGAGATATTTTAACAATATATCCTTTTTCTATAGTAATATCACAGACCGAATCATCAATAGCCTCTTTTATGGTAAAGGTCGGTGTTTTGCCATAATTCCATTCCCAAGTTTGATATTTATTTTTAATTATTTCTTGAATTTTTTCTTCTTCTATTTCTATTTCGCTCTCATTAATATGATAGTCATGAATCATCTGATAGCTTATTTGATTCATGAGTTCTTCTTTTGATAAACCAATCATATCTTTTAAATTAATAACAGCCTGTTTATTAGATAAGACTTGATGCCCTTGAGCATTTGCTTGAAAATGAATTAATGCTTTTTGAATAATATCAAGATCAGTATCATATAAAATTGTCCCATGATGTAGGAGTTTATTATTAATAAACGCCTGAGCATTACCAGATATCTTATAATCATCGACAAATAAATGAGATTTTGGTTTAAAGTGTACGTTTAGACCCTGTGATTTTAAAATATTCTTAATCGATTCTAAAAAATATTCATAATTATTGATTCTATTCTTAAAGTCATTTGTAATTATCGAAAAATTTAGGGTACCTTGGTCTTGGTAGATGGTTCCACCCCCAGAAATTCTTCTCACTTTGATGATAGAATCATCCAGGATATAATCAGGGTGTATTTCAATGAATGGATTTTGATTTCTTCCATAAACAAAGGCTTTGGATCCATACCAAAGAAAGAGAATATCTTCTTGAATATCTTTTCTTCTTAACAAATATTCTTCTATGGCTAAGTTCCTTAAAATATCATTTGAATGACTGATTAGAAAGGCCATCAATAACTCCTTTTATGTTAATTGTTGAACAGGTATATTTATTTTATCATGTAAATCTTTCATTTCATACCTATATACAAACATTGAACCTATACCAGCAATAACATCAGCTGCAAAGAATGTCCACCAAATACCTTCTATCCCAAAGTAATGGGTCAAGATAAATAATATAGGTATAAACAAAATAAATTGTCTAGAAGCAGCAACCAAAAAGGCTCTTAATGGATAACCCATGGCTTGGTAAACTGAAGACAGGATGACTTGGAAACCAATAACACCAAATCCTAAAGCAACAACCCGTAAGGCTGCCGGACCTTCGGATAATAATAAGGAATTGCTTTCTGAAGTAAAGAGCATAAACAGTGGTTTTGCTAAAACCATTGTAAATAATAATGCGCCAACAAAATAGTAACTTAATAGTTTCATTGCATAGGCAATAACCTCATGTAAACGATGATATAATTTTGCACCAAAATTGTATCCCACAATAGGTTGTAAACCTTGTACCAAACCAAAACCAGGCATCAATAAAAACATAACCAGTCGATTAACGACTCCAAATATAGAAATATGTATTTCAGGAGTCAATGATATATCTTTAATAATATTATTAATAATGATGACTAAAAAAGCACCTAAAGCATTCCTTATAAAAGATGAAAAACCTATAGTAGAGATTTCCAGCACCATCTTTTTATCAATTTCATACAATTTTTTTAGATCTATATTTAATTTTGATTGTGATGAAATAGAGGCTAAAAATACATAGATAAAAGAAGCTGTTTTTGCAATTACAGTCGCAATAGCTGCACCCTTTACACCCATATTTAATCCCCAATCAAAAATAAATATTGGGTCTAATATAATATTAACTCCCGCGCCAATTACCATGGAAATCATCGCAATCTTAGCTCGGCCTTCTGCCCTTGCAAGATTATTAAATATCACAGATAAAGAAAAAGGCACAAGTCCTATTAAAATATAAAATAAATAATCTTCTGCGTAATGAAGATTTCCATCCGGCCCATCAGTAGCGCCAAAAAACAATAATAAATCATCTAAAAATATCAAACCGATAACTGCAATTAATACAGAAAAAAATACCCCCATAAATATGGCAGTATTAACTGACCTACGCATGGTAACCTTATCGTTTCTACCATAAGCTCTTGAAAATATTGACGAAGCTCCAACCCCAATCATTAATCCAAAAGCCATAACAATCATTTGTACTGGATTTGCTATTGATAAAGCTCCAATAGCAATATCACCAGAACCTTGTCCAACAAAAATAGTATCAGTTAAATTATATAAAGCTGTCACAATCATTGCGATTGTGGCAGGTATAGATAATTGTATTAAAGCTTTTTTAACATTTGTTTTTCCTAACAAATCACTTCTTGCCTGGTCCATTTCATCACCTCACCTTGACTATTATAGCAAAATCAGATTCATTTTCATAAGAAATAACCCGCAAACAAGAATAATAATATAAACTTACAATATATAATAGAAGAAAAAGTATATAAAGACACCTGATAATACAAACACATAAATAAAAGCATCTGCATAGATTAAACTTTGTTCATAACGACGATTAAGAACATTAACAGTAATCACAAAACGATCAATAAAACCAACATTATTCAAATCATCATCACTCAATTTTATAAACTCTTCTTCATTGTAAGGGCACTTGTGTCCATAAATTATTTTACATAGGTTTTTCATTAACAAGTAAGCAGGATAAAAAAACAAATACTCTATACTTAACCACTTTGGAAAATGCAAGCTTAATAATGAGAACTTCTTTCCTATTAGAAATGCTACACTTCCCACGAAGATAATCATTAAAGCCATTATAATATCATAAAATTTAAATACATTTAATGGTTGGATATATGTCTCAATAAAATGACTTGAGTAAGCAAGATTATTTAATTGAGGTAATATAAATTGTTTAAGAATAAAATTAGGATTCAAACCGATTAATATAATAATTAAACTCATCGATATTAAAGCCAAATCTAATGATGAGAAATCAAAAGTCAAATCCTTATATTCTTTTTGATTGTCCTTAATGAAAACATAATAGAACATTTTCACTAAATAAGCTACAGTACCTATACTTGTTATAATAAATAATATTTCAGCAAGAATAAAAATTTGCGAACCGTGTTGATAAGCCTCAACTATGCCGTGATGTAATATAGTTTTAGATATATATCCGTTAAACAATGGCATACCAATAACACCCAACATACCTATCACAAAAATTATAGTTGTGACAGGTAATTTCTTCCAAATACCACCTAATTTATACATATTTAATTCATGGGTGTGATAATAAACAACACCAGCAACCATAAATAACAAAGACTTAAATAAAGCATGATTAATAATATGGTAAATAGCTCCAGTGTATCCCATAGCGCCTTCATAACCTAAATAAAGCCCTATGCCTATGCCCATTAAGATATAACCCATTTGCGAAATAGATGAATAAGCTAATAATTTTTTTATATTAGCTTGTTGTAAAGCAAGAATCATTCCCATTACCATGGTAATTATTCCAGACCATATAATGACATATCCAATATTTTTAGATGTAAGCCATAATGAGTGATCTATGGATGAACTATCAGGGAAATAATAAGATGTCACAACTCTAATAATCCCGAAAGCCCCAACTTTTATCATTACCCCAGATAACAAAGCACTGGCTGGAGTAGGGGCAACTGGATGAGCCCTTGGCAACCAAACATGGACTGGTGCCATACCTGCTTTAATTCCAAAACCAAAGATTATCAAACCAATAATCCAATACTTAATTGATCCCATTTGACTAAGTTCACTAATGGCTGATTCAAAACTTAAATCTCCAAGATTAAAATACAATAACAAAATAGCAGTCAATATAAGAAAACCACCGATAAGACCCATAATTATATAGTTATATCCAGCTTTATAAGACTCATCATTCTGGCCATGAATCACTAGAGTATAAGACGCTATTGTCATAATTTCAAAAAATAAAAACATAGTTAATAAGTCGCCTGACATCATGGTCCCTAAAACCGAACTATAAGTTAAAGCTAAAAAGAAAAAGAAACGTGTACTATGCAACTCATGTTTCATATATTCATGAGCATAGACGATTACATAAAACCAAACAAAGGAAGATATTAATAAAACTGTATAACTTAACATATCTATATGAAAACTTATACCCAGTAACAATACATCCTTATATTGATAATCTATGGTCCCCATCAAGACCTTAGGATAAATCAAAATCATGAAAACAATCACAAAAAAGCCCATATAGATCAATGCCTTATCTCTTCCATCAACATTTTTATCTCTAAAAATAAGATCAAAGGTAGCTCCAATAACTGGAATAAGAATAATTACAAATATATCAAGTGATTGTTTATTTAAAAAATTTAAATACTCTTGATAAAAACGACTTTCAACAAGGAAATTTTGAAAAGAAAACCAATTGCTTAAAAAAGCAATAAAGAAAATTAAAACCAACAAAGATAATCCAACTAAAATTGAATTAGATTTGACCATTTTATCAAGAATTTTAATTTTTCTTTTCATTAAAATCACTCCTATAAGAATATAAGCATTAAGGCAAAAACTAGGACTAATGATAAGGTATATATAAATGCATCCCCACGAATCATCGAAGATTCATACCTTCTGTTTAGAACATTTGAAGTAATAACAAACCTATCAATAAAACCTACTTTCTCAATATCTTCTTCACTTAACTTTTTAAAATCATCTTCATTATATGGACACTTATCTCCATATAGTAACCTACAAAGATTTTTCATTATTAAGTAAGCAGGTA harbors:
- a CDS encoding MATE family efflux transporter — protein: MDQARSDLLGKTNVKKALIQLSIPATIAMIVTALYNLTDTIFVGQGSGDIAIGALSIANPVQMIVMAFGLMIGVGASSIFSRAYGRNDKVTMRRSVNTAIFMGVFFSVLIAVIGLIFLDDLLLFFGATDGPDGNLHYAEDYLFYILIGLVPFSLSVIFNNLARAEGRAKIAMISMVIGAGVNIILDPIFIFDWGLNMGVKGAAIATVIAKTASFIYVFLASISSQSKLNIDLKKLYEIDKKMVLEISTIGFSSFIRNALGAFLVIIINNIIKDISLTPEIHISIFGVVNRLVMFLLMPGFGLVQGLQPIVGYNFGAKLYHRLHEVIAYAMKLLSYYFVGALLFTMVLAKPLFMLFTSESNSLLLSEGPAALRVVALGFGVIGFQVILSSVYQAMGYPLRAFLVAASRQFILFIPILFILTHYFGIEGIWWTFFAADVIAGIGSMFVYRYEMKDLHDKINIPVQQLT
- a CDS encoding complex I subunit 5 family protein; this encodes MKRKIKILDKMVKSNSILVGLSLLVLIFFIAFLSNWFSFQNFLVESRFYQEYLNFLNKQSLDIFVIILIPVIGATFDLIFRDKNVDGRDKALIYMGFFVIVFMILIYPKVLMGTIDYQYKDVLLLGISFHIDMLSYTVLLISSFVWFYVIVYAHEYMKHELHSTRFFFFLALTYSSVLGTMMSGDLLTMFLFFEIMTIASYTLVIHGQNDESYKAGYNYIIMGLIGGFLILTAILLLYFNLGDLSFESAISELSQMGSIKYWIIGLIIFGFGIKAGMAPVHVWLPRAHPVAPTPASALLSGVMIKVGAFGIIRVVTSYYFPDSSSIDHSLWLTSKNIGYVIIWSGIITMVMGMILALQQANIKKLLAYSSISQMGYILMGIGIGLYLGYEGAMGYTGAIYHIINHALFKSLLFMVAGVVYYHTHELNMYKLGGIWKKLPVTTIIFVIGMLGVIGMPLFNGYISKTILHHGIVEAYQHGSQIFILAEILFIITSIGTVAYLVKMFYYVFIKDNQKEYKDLTFDFSSLDLALISMSLIIILIGLNPNFILKQFILPQLNNLAYSSHFIETYIQPLNVFKFYDIIMALMIIFVGSVAFLIGKKFSLLSLHFPKWLSIEYLFFYPAYLLMKNLCKIIYGHKCPYNEEEFIKLSDDDLNNVGFIDRFVITVNVLNRRYEQSLIYADAFIYVFVLSGVFIYFFFYYIL
- a CDS encoding lipoate--protein ligase family protein, whose translation is MAFLISHSNDILRNLAIEEYLLRRKDIQEDILFLWYGSKAFVYGRNQNPFIEIHPDYILDDSIIKVRRISGGGTIYQDQGTLNFSIITNDFKNRINNYEYFLESIKNILKSQGLNVHFKPKSHLFVDDYKISGNAQAFINNKLLHHGTILYDTDLDIIQKALIHFQANAQGHQVLSNKQAVINLKDMIGLSKEELMNQISYQMIHDYHINESEIEIEEEKIQEIIKNKYQTWEWNYGKTPTFTIKEAIDDSVCDITIEKGYIVKISPLVDDRLLNTKYFNQDYIKHIKRT